Proteins co-encoded in one Dreissena polymorpha isolate Duluth1 chromosome 12, UMN_Dpol_1.0, whole genome shotgun sequence genomic window:
- the LOC127853895 gene encoding carbonic anhydrase 2-like, with translation MLGHMLVSCRVWASDWGYTEENGPKTWKKDYPIAVTGRRQSPINIVSRKAEYDSDLKPLNIEYLPEDEVKLKNNGHTIDIQITQPGFLTGGPVGNQQFRLAQFHLHWGADDTRGSEHTIDGEAFAAELHIVHWNTTYGSFAAAVDKSDGLAVLGIMIESGDVHPGFSVVSDNLDGLIQPGSTDTISSSLDPTDLLPDNIDDYWTYEGSVPIPPLYESVRWIVFKEPVEFSHDQLNALRSLIDSDGNPMQDNFRPPQPRKGRQVKASFQ, from the exons ATGTTAGGGCATATGCTTGTTTCCTGTCGAGTTTGGGCGTCtg ACTGGGGATACACCGAGGAAAATG GacccaaaacctggaaaaaggaTTATCCGATCGCCGTAACGGGCCGCCGACAATCGCCGATCAATATCGTTAGTCGTAAGGCGGAATACGACTCTGATCTCAAACCATTAAACATCGAATACTTACCGGAAGACGAGGTCAAGCTGAAGAACAACGGGCACACCATAGACATTCAGATAACCCAGCCAGGGT TTTTGACCGGTGGTCCCGTAGGCAACCAGCAGTTCAGGTTGGCGCAATTCCACCTGCACTGGGGAGCAGACGACACCCGGGGATCGGAGCATACGATTGACGGGGAAGCGTTCGCAGCCGAG CTTCACATTGTCCACTGGAACACTACGTATGGCAGCTTCGCGGCGGCTGTGGACAAGAGCGACGGACTCGCCGTTCTCGGAATTATGATCGAG TCCGGTGACGTGCATCCCGGCTTCTCCGTCGTGTCGGACAACTTAGACGGGTTAATCCAACCTGGTAGCACGGACACCATCTCCAGCTCCCTTGACCCTACCGACCTGTTGCCAG ACAACATCGACGACTACTGGACGTACGAGGGCTCCGTTCCAATCCCGCCACTCTATGAAAGTGTCCGGTGGATTGTGTTCAAGGAACCCGTGGAATTCTCTCACGATCAG CTGAACGCTCTTCGTAGTCTCATTGATTCAGATGGCAATCCCATGCAGGACAACTTCCGACCTCCTCAACCAAGAAAAGGGAGACAAGTCAAGGCTTCCTTTCAATGA